The genomic interval aatatatgtaacatAATAGACAATAGTGCACCTAAAAAGTActagtatttgtagtaaaatagcTATAATTGGCAATactttcattgttttaaatagttttgctgaatatactttattttattgaaatcggcaataaaaagtctaaaaagtagtgctgtcaaatgattattaatcgcgattaatcgcatacaaGATAAAAGTTTTCGTTTGCatatatgtgtgttctgtgtatatttattatgttatctttaatatatatatatatatatatatataaatacacacacatgtagtgtatattttaaaaatattttcatttacatgtatatatctatatgcattaatatataaacaacatgtttttgtaaaatatatacatgcgtatgtatttatatactgtatacataattAACAGAcatagcacacatacatatattatgtaaaccaaaaatgtttattttggatgtgattaattgcgattaatcgtttgacagcactagtaaaaaGTGGTAAAACAGGTCTAAAAAGTAAACTCACCTAATCAAAATTGTATCATGAAGTAAATAAGGCAGCTTGATGCAGTTCTGTTCATTAAAATACACAGGTAAGGATGGCGTATGTGTGTAAAGGGGATATTTGagttgtgtgtgtggggggaTTGTGGGATGAAAGCAGGGCACGAGTGCTTAAACCTCTGCACTGTTAGAACAATCGCTCTCCTCTCCATCTCGACCCGCTTTTCAGATTAAGTTTATTGCACAAATTCCACATCAGCTTACAGCACAACGTCCAATCTAACGTTCTTAAAACACACTTCTGCTAAACctagtttaaattaaataagaattCATACAGACAAACCCAAACCAACATTCAAAAAGCAAaccattttacttttatttcgtCGCATTTATTGAGGATATGATAAAAGTTGTTTTTTGTGAGATTTTGCAAACGTCTGGAGACATCTTTTAGCAACTGTGTCCCCAGAGAATAGTTAAAATATTCCTAAAGTTAGAAACACACAGAGAGGCATGGTGTGAGAGGGTTTCATTCCAGTAAATTGTCCTGTGTTGTGTGTAAATGAGTGCTCAGGCCCAGCTGACACAACACTGAACATTCTGAGATAACACAAGCCTTGCTTCTTCCTCCAATCACTTTCACAAAGCCATCTAGTGGTGTACAAAGCAACtcacttttcatacttttcaagtTCCAGTTATTGAGTTTAAAAGTTTCTCTATAATGACCTAAATAACATGAATAGTCTTTGtacagatgttttttcttctcAAACATTACCTGTATAGGACACAGTAAATCTTTAAATATGGCTAGGAATACACTAGAACGCCTGATTTAAAAAGGCATATAAACCCAAAATTTCAACTCTGTCCTCATTCacccaccctcatgtcattttaaacttatttgactttctttctttcaaaaaattattttgagagtgttttttttttaaatataacgaaagtcaatggtaaccaaaaGTGTTATCTTTAATAAacaaattgtaactttttttatatttcacaaaagtCATACAAGTCTGAAACGACatgatttttaacaaattataaaataaatataagttcATTTCAATACTAACATAACAAAACAAGGTGTCACATTAATTGTAAGCATAAATCTATTGTTTAATGAAATTTTTAGATAATACAACAAACGTTTTcaaggtaaaaaataaccaaCACACCAGTCTTTCATTGTGACATTTATCATACTCTTCATTGCCATATGACTTGATTTTGTGAATTTATACATGGTATAATACTGGTACCATTTAATCTTTTACACAAATATGAAGAATTTGAAAATTTCCCTGAACCTTGTAccactttttcttcttttcttttttttttaaaggcaaacAGGTCTTTCATTCTCTAGTTCAGTTCAGTTGTTGCTTTTTACAAAGTAACTAGATTTTAGCAACAGTATAGTAGGTTCTAGCAATGCTTGTCAGCAGTTTCCACTAGAAACAGTTTTCTGTTCTTCTTGTGCCGTAAAAACTtcactgattattatttttttaatgctttcacTGTGTTGATCATTTTTTGCTGATCATCAACACTGATCATCATGGATATACTGTACTTCTGAGGCATCCAAGACAAAGCTCACATAGGTCACATTAGGGTTCAGAGGCCAAACCAGCAGCAAACTCCACCAAAGTAGGTGTAGGTCTTCCAGACATTCCTTTTCTCAGGAATGGAACTTCATCATTATCGGCCATGACTCCAGCAATGTTGAGATGAGCCCAATGATCAGCTGTCACAAACTTTCTCAGGAAGGTTGCAGCAGTACAGGCGCCACCTGAACTGTGATGTCACAGACCAGTTCAGTGTTATGGCAACCAAAAACAAGCACAGTTATTACTACAGCATGCACAACACATACGCTGCACACCCTGTCACCAGTAACAATGCTTGCTTAGgagtatacaaataaaacatatgaaGACATTTGTTTCCACAAAGAATGGTATTCCAGTAATTTTGACATTCAGATGAGAGTGACATTGCAAATTACCTTATGCAGCCGCTCCCACAGCCAGAGTTAGTGAACACGCCTGCAGCAGCAGAGCCTAAGGCCACATCCATGACACCTGCCAGAGGAACAAAGACAGAGAAAAAACCATTATATGAGTCTGTGTTTATTTGAAAGCATCGATGCAGCTTGTGTGATGGTACCTGTAAGTGTAGCAACATTGATTATTGCTCTGGGCTTGAAACTGTGAGCATAACACAGAGCATCAACCAAAATCAGTCAGTCCACATCAGTGTTGTCAATCTACCAAAGAAAAAACTACATTctatcacatttttatttcttattgagAATAGCTATGAGCAGAAACACATCAaattcaagacttttttttttttgctaatcacGGTATTACttgatatttattaattttgcagAACTGCTCTCTGATGTCATTTCATTTGTATAAagtttatagaaataaaataaatacaaaattaggaTAACTAAGCCAATGTGTTATTTAATATAGATCTTTATATATGATCACATTATAAATGtacagtttattaattttttcttttattcagcaaggacacaagaatgataaaaagtgacagtaaatacctTTAAATCTGTACAAAAAGGTTATATTAAATactattcttttaaactttaaagggacaataagtaactttttaggtattttattatctaaaatcaatatttttattcataaatatgccctcaatggtgtacaaatacctatgccaatgtttaaactaatccttgtaaatgaagaatttattatctttatatacatgggacgggtaggtcgacggaggcttccatgtagttccgccatcttgcaaaactataatagcagagagggacaaaaagtactaagccaacgcgtttccacaacgcgttttcggtcagagccagaaacgcaggtgcagagcagtgagaggcgcttgaaactgcaccggcaagtttaaaagtctggattgcattcttattatggaccatacatatgctgcgccacaggagaagaacacatcgtcgccaaaacagtcaaaaatagaacgtaaaaggaaacgtgaccgtagattacagaaaacaagagttaatgtcggggaagctttttctaggtggaaagagctaatgcttgataaagatttcaaaagagacgctgaagtggccagttttcttctcgacaggtaagtcagtgttacaatctatattataatattttttttatatctaacaatgcatataattcagaaaatataacgaataaagaagacataactactaattacaatatttcattttttccacagtcagtaattcatactgtaacattcgtttgtagttgtcatgttgcagtttgtttgaaataacacacctgttcacctgaaggaaaactcgacgaagtgctattagaagacatcctgtcaaagctttttggtacatatcgcctaccgtagatgcaacgcgcatttgaaaaagcgaggcgctggagagcaaaattagtttgaatgcaaaatacaatttcaccactagatgggagtaattcctacttactgtccctttaagcaaaaatatttcacaatttaaaaaaaaaaaatgtatcactgttaaCACTGTAGATAACACTGTTGATaataaagactttttaagacTCCTGGAAAAACTCAGgataacttttatttaatattaattacatttgatgCAGATGTCAAACAGTAATACAGTACATGGTATCTATGTGCAAATCAGTACAATATGTGCCAGAGGAGAATAACTGAATGGTTGTGCCATTTTTGGCATGGACAAAATCACCCGGTTTGTTTGCTTTTCCACTAGGCAAGTTTTCACAGAGTGGTGCCAAACCTGAAATAAGAAACATGAGGTTAGTTTGTGTGCCAACGGTTGCAGTGGACAGTCTCTAGTGCAGTGGACAGACTGATGATATTGATGGAGAGCTTCAAAGCTGCTGCCGTCATGATAGCAGAACACACAGTGGCTGCTCCACCCATATCTGCTCTCATGGCATCCATGCCTGAAGAAGGTTTCAGAGAGATTTCACCACTGGAATGAGACAGACATACCAATTATCTGCTTCAAAGTCACAACCACTGATGTTTTTAGGTTCTGATGTAGTTACCTGCCAAACGTGATTCCTTTTTTCTCACCAACACAAGACGAGGTTGTGCAAAGTCTAAAGTGCCTTTGTAATGCAGCTCAAGAAAGATAGAGGGCTCCTCTGAGCCTTTAGACACACTTAGAAAAGCGTCTATTTGCTCACTCTCAATCCAAGACTGAGGCCTTAAAAATGAGAGAGAGTAACAAACAAAGAAAAGTGCTGTGTTGCTTTGTCATGAAAAGATGACAGAACGTTGACACTACCTCTTGTGGACAGCAACATTGTGAGTTAATTAAGGGTGAGAGCTTCTGCTCTATAGTATTTACGAACACTATGGGAGTGATGTGTTTGGTTGGAGCTTACAATAGCTGTCTGGCCAGGTTCTGCCCATCTCCATACAAAACACCTTTCTGTCATGCTGCTGATCGTGACACGGACCCTCTTCTTGGTTTTGAGCTAATCATACTCAAAAAGCCCGAGCACAGCGCCCTCTGCTGCTGACTGGTCATCTACACAAGGGTCCACCTCACACGAGCTACCTCCAGATCCTGAAGCTTCCTGCAGCCCACTGTATAAACACAGGAAAACTTTTTAGGGCAATTTTAAATACTGCATTAAAAAACTGCGTTCTTAAATTTCCAAtacatgtattgtgaaaaaaaatacttgaatgaAACTCACACAtatgtatttttctaaatttcCACAAGAATACAATTACATTATGCATTACAgtacagattttcttttttaaatagaaagcagAAAGAACAACCTTCAAAGCTCATTCTTTCTTAACTGTATTTAtgcaaaatctaatttatttagttttcaggGTGAACTACAATAACAGTAAAACGTTTTTGgacagcaagatttttttttttttttaagtattctcttctgctcaccaagcgtgcatatatatatatattaatagactgctttgtatttgaatgtattttcaaatgtaaattttccccgtgatttcaaagcattttagcaccattactccagtcaaattatttttcagaaatcattctaatattctgatttgttgttcaaaaaaatattgttattatta from Carassius auratus strain Wakin chromosome 26, ASM336829v1, whole genome shotgun sequence carries:
- the LOC113044204 gene encoding cytosol aminopeptidase-like, with translation MDVALGSAAAGVFTNSGCGSGCISSGGACTAATFLRKFVTADHWAHLNIAGVMADNDEVPFLRKGMSGRPTPTLVEFAAGLASEP